One Elusimicrobiota bacterium genomic window carries:
- the leuC gene encoding 3-isopropylmalate dehydratase large subunit, with protein MAMTITEKILAQSCGRRKVSPGDFIESDVNIVLANDVTAPIAISEFYKAGSKKVFDRTKIVLVPDHFTPNKDIKSAEQSKILREFAKQQELTHYYEIGRMGIEHALLPEEGVVLPGDVVAGADSHTCTYGALGAFATGVGSTDIAACMISGKVWFKVPSTIKFIFNGKLNKWVSGKDLILYLIGDIGVDGANYRAIEFAGEVIEKLSMSDRFTICNMVVEAGAKSGIISPDKKTIEYVENRAERPYEVYQSDNNAVYEKLVEYDCCKIEPLVAIPALPSNIKPVKEIATKNIKIDEVVIGSCTNGRIEDLRIAAEIFRDKKIHPDIRAIIIPATQKIYLTAIKEGLIEIFINSGCAVSTPTCGPCLGGHLGVLAKGEKAITTTNRNFVGRMGHPESEVYLCNPAVAAASAIAGKIALPE; from the coding sequence ATGGCGATGACTATTACTGAAAAAATTTTAGCACAGAGTTGTGGTAGACGAAAAGTATCACCAGGCGATTTCATAGAAAGTGATGTGAATATCGTGCTTGCGAATGATGTAACTGCTCCTATTGCGATTTCAGAATTTTATAAAGCCGGCAGTAAAAAAGTTTTTGATAGAACAAAAATTGTGCTTGTTCCAGACCATTTCACGCCTAACAAAGACATAAAATCAGCCGAGCAGTCAAAAATTTTAAGAGAGTTTGCAAAACAACAAGAACTCACACACTACTATGAAATCGGCAGAATGGGGATAGAGCATGCGCTACTTCCTGAGGAAGGCGTGGTTCTGCCCGGCGATGTTGTTGCAGGTGCGGATTCGCATACCTGTACATATGGCGCACTCGGTGCATTCGCAACCGGTGTCGGTTCTACTGATATCGCTGCCTGTATGATTTCAGGAAAAGTATGGTTCAAAGTACCATCAACAATAAAGTTTATTTTTAATGGAAAATTGAACAAATGGGTATCCGGCAAGGATTTGATTTTGTATCTGATTGGAGATATTGGGGTAGATGGTGCAAATTACAGAGCGATAGAGTTTGCTGGTGAAGTAATTGAAAAACTGTCAATGTCAGATAGATTCACAATATGTAATATGGTAGTTGAAGCAGGTGCGAAGTCAGGTATCATTTCACCTGATAAAAAAACAATTGAATATGTTGAAAACCGTGCAGAAAGACCATATGAGGTTTATCAGAGTGATAACAATGCTGTTTATGAGAAACTAGTAGAATATGACTGTTGTAAAATAGAGCCACTTGTGGCAATACCGGCTTTACCATCTAATATAAAACCGGTAAAAGAAATCGCAACAAAAAATATCAAAATTGATGAGGTTGTAATCGGCTCCTGTACAAACGGCCGTATTGAGGATTTACGGATTGCTGCAGAAATTTTTAGGGACAAAAAAATTCATCCTGATATCCGAGCAATCATAATCCCTGCAACACAGAAAATATATCTGACTGCAATAAAAGAAGGGCTTATTGAAATTTTTATAAATAGCGGCTGTGCGGTTTCTACGCCAACCTGCGGTCCTTGTTTAGGCGGCCATTTGGGAGTTCTGGCAAAAGGTGAAAAGGCGATTACGACAACAAACAGGAATTTTGTAGGACGGATGGGACATCCTGAAAGCGAGGTTTATTTATGTAATCCAGCAGTTGCCGCTGCATCCGCAATAGCAGGAAAAATCGCTTTGCCAGAATAA